In Vigna radiata var. radiata cultivar VC1973A chromosome 3, Vradiata_ver6, whole genome shotgun sequence, the following proteins share a genomic window:
- the LOC106757091 gene encoding peroxisomal nicotinamide adenine dinucleotide carrier, whose translation MSDALINGLAGAGGGIIAQLITYPLSTVNTRQQTERDPKRETSSQGALDRMCKVVKEEGWERLYGGLMPSLVGTAASQGVYYYFYQIFRNMAEAAALQKKELGVSDGSVGMLSSLLTAASSGCVNVLLTNPIWVVVTRMQAHRKESNYAPDQGLLVATEQETISAVEPLPYGTSRVIQEIFDEAGIRGFWKGVLPSLIMVSNPSIQFMLYEAMLSKLRKRRNSNRVTALEIFFLGALAKLGATVVTYPLLVVKARLQARQDKTGDRRHHYKGTKDAIIKMIRYEGLNGFYKGMGTKIVQSVLAAAVIFTMKEELVRGVHFLLAKQAAKTVKLKPV comes from the exons atgTCGGACGCTTTGATCAATGGGTTGGCCGGAGCTGGAGGCGGGATCATTGCTCAGCTCATCACGTACCCACTTTCAACT GTAAACACTCGTCAACAAACCGAGCGTGATCCGAAGAGAGAGACAAGTAGCCAAGGTGCCCTCGATCGAATGTGCAAG GTTGTAAAAGAAGAAGGGTGGGAACGGTTGTATGGAGGCTTGATGCCATCTCTAGTGGGTACCGCTGCATCTCAG GGTGTTTACTATTATTTCTATCAAATATTCAGGAACATGGCTGAAGCAGCTGCGCTACAGAAAAAGGAACTGGGTGTCAGTGATGGATCAGTTGGGATGCTCTCCTCGCTTCTCACTGCTGCTTCTTCCGG GTGTGTTAACGTGCTCTTGACAAATCCCATATGGGTTGTTGTTACCCGTATGCAG GCACATAGAAAAGAGTCGAACTATGCACCTGATCAAGGTTTGTTGGTTGCCACTGAGCAAGAAACCATTTCTGCAGTTGAGCCTCTTCCTTACGGAACTAGCCGTGTG ATTCAAGAAATCTTTGATGAAGCAGGTATTCGGGGTTTCTGGAAAGGTGTATTACCATCACTAATCATG GTAAGCAATCCTTCCATACAGTTCATGCTGTATGAAGCCATGTTATCAAAGTTAAGAAAAAGACGTAACAGCAACAGGGTAACTGCTTTAGAG ATATTTTTTCTTGGGGCTTTGGCTAAGCTCGGAGCTACTGTTGTAACTTATCCACTCCTTGTTGTAAAG GCGAGGCTCCAGGCTAGGCAGGATAAAACAGGAGACAGGAGGCACCATTACAAAG GTACCAAGGATGCTATTATTAAAATGATCCGCTATGAAGGGTTGAATGGGTTTTACAAAGGTATGGGCACAAAAATTGTACAAAGTGTGCTTGCTGCTGCTGTTATATTCACCATGAAAGAAGAACTGGTTAGGGGGGTTCACTTCTTGCTTGCCAAGCAAGCTGCCAAAACTGTAAAGCTAAAGCCTGTCTGA
- the LOC106757797 gene encoding actin cytoskeleton-regulatory complex protein pan-1 — MASSRPPPSKSVDLDLTIVAAKHLKNVNWKNGDLKPYVVFWVDPERRLATKSDDSGNTSPVWNERFALPLSLPLHDSFLTLEIFHSKPSDTLKPLVATLRLPLKDLHDLQDSTRLRKFPLSRPSGRPHGKIHLKLGLLGRPQFQSLDYLNPNPNPTPNPSPNHNPNFVFYRGYSHSHSPSPPPSPYPSYPSYPDSYSSSYYPGYYSGALPPPPPRPFIDRYAGPSGPSAPLDYSTSYDPKPRPSKMGLGAGLAVGAVAGALGGLALEEGLKYEEDKIADRVENDVAASIARDDYSDYRVDY, encoded by the coding sequence atggCGTCATCGCGTCCACCACCGTCGAAATCAGTGGATCTAGACCTCACCATCGTGGCGGCGAAGCACCTCAAGAACGTCAACTGGAAGAACGGTGATCTGAAGCCCTACGTCGTTTTCTGGGTGGACCCCGAGCGGCGTCTGGCCACCAAATCCGACGACTCCGGCAACACCTCCCCGGTCTGGAACGAGCGCTTCGCCCTACCCCTCTCTCTCCCCCTCCACGACTCCTTCCTCACCCTGGAGATCTTCCACTCCAAACCCTCTGACACCCTCAAACCCCTCGTCGCCACTCTCCGCCTCCCTCTCAAGGACCTTCACGACCTCCAGGACTCCACGCGCCTCCGCAAGTTCCCCCTTTCCCGCCCCTCCGGCCGCCCCCACGGCAAGATCCACCTAAAGCTTGGCCTCCTTGGCCGCCCCCAATTCCAATCCCTCGACTATCtcaaccctaaccctaaccccaCCCCCAATCCCAGCCCCAACCATAACCCTAATTTCGTCTTCTACAGGGGATATTCCCATTCCCATTCCCCTtctccaccaccatctccataCCCCTCGTACCCCTCTTACCCCGATTCTTATAGTTCTTCTTACTACCCTGGTTACTATTCTGGtgctcttcctcctcctcctccgaGACCCTTCATCGACCGTTACGCTGGGCCCAGCGGTCCTTCTGCTCCGCTTGATTATTCCACCTCCTACGATCCCAAGCCCAGGCCTTCCAAAATGGGTCTAGGCGCTGGCCTCGCTGTCGGCGCTGTTGCTGGAGCTCTCGGTGGGCTTGCTCTCGAGGAGGGGCTTAAATACGAGGAAGACAAAATCGCGGATAGGGTCGAGAACGACGTCGCTGCTAGTATTGCGCGCGACGATTACAGCGATTATCGAGTGGATTACTGA
- the LOC106757796 gene encoding uncharacterized acetyltransferase At3g50280 — protein sequence MKALGVAYISRTYPVCSFQEKQPSGAWYLVSTTMPSSSSSSSSFSSDDAITVLSKCTVVPHQNSTLGDLKLSISDLNMLLSHYIQKGCLFTTPSLPSHTLIPHLINALSHTLSLFPPFAGRLKTDHHGYVYIACNDAGVDFIHATADHISVTDLLSPSHLHPTLNHFFPFHHKISYTAHSSPIMAFQVTELVDGLFIGCAVCHAVTDGASFWNFFNTFAALSKGVTICPSRLPDFRRDSILTSNILLRLPKEIKVTFNVDAPIRERIFSFSRESIQKLKAVVNNCGKICWLENVELMGKLSHDTQVKTTEISSFQSLCALMWRSVTKARNLEGSKVTTFRMAVNIRHRMEPKLGDHYFGNAIQSIATYAEAGDVVSSELGWCAEQLNKSVKAFDSATVCRNVENWEREPKCFELGNHDGATLQMGSSPRFPMYDNDFGWGRPLAVRSGGANKFDGKMSAFPGRNGGGSVDLEVVLAPHTMDKLLSDPEFMSYVSG from the exons ATGAAGGCACTTGGAGTGGCCTATATAAGTAGGACATATCCTGTGTGCTCTTTTCAAGAGAAGCAACCAAGTGGTGCATGGTATCTGGTATCTACAACAAtgccttcttcttcttcttcttcttcttctttctcttccgaTGATGCAATTACTGTCCTCTCAAAATGCACTGTTGTGCCTCACCAAAATTCCACACTAGGTGATCTCAAGCTCTCTATATCTGACCTTAACATGCTTCTCTCTCACTACATTCAAAAGGGCTGTCTCTTCACCACCCCATCTCTCCCCTCTCACACTCTCATCCCTCACCTCATCAACGCGCTTTCTCACACACTCTCCCTTTTCCCTCCCTTCGCCGGCCGTCTCAAAACTGACCATCATGGCTACGTCTACATCGCATGCAACGATGCTGGCGTCGACTTCATCCACGCCACCGCCGATCATATCTCCGTTACCGACCTCCTGTCTCCCTCCCATCTTCATCCAACCCTCAACCACTTCTTTCCTTTTCACCACAAAATTAGTTACACCGCTCATTCCTCCCCTATCATGGCCTTTCAAGTCACCGAGCTCGTTGACGGCCTTTTCATCGGTTGTGCTGTCTGCCACGCTGTCACCGACGGAGCCTCCTTCTGGAACTTCTTTAACACCTTCGCTGCACTTTCTAAAGGAGTAACCATATGTCCCTCCAGGCTCCCGGATTTTCGTCGGGATTCCATCCTCACCTCCAATATTCTGCTTCGGCTGCCAAAAG AAATCAAGGTGACCTTCAACGTTGACGCACCCATTCGCGAGAGAATCTTCAGCTTCAGCCGTGAGTCAATTCAGAAGCTGAAAGCCGTAGTGAATAATTGTGGGAAAATTTGTTGGTTGGAGAATGTTGAGTTGATGGGGAAGCTGAGCCACGATACACAAGTGAAAACGACGGAGATTTCATCGTTTCAATCGTTGTGTGCGCTGATGTGGCGGTCCGTTACAAAGGCGAGGAATCTGGAAGGGAGTAAAGTGACGACGTTTCGAATGGCAGTCAATATTCGACATCGCATGGAGCCAAAGTTGGGAGACCATTACTTTGGGAACGCGATTCAGAGCATTGCCACGTATGCAGAAGCGGGTGACGTGGTGTCTAGCGAGCTTGGATGGTGCGCGGAGCAACTGAACAAAAGCGTAAAGGCGTTCGACAGTGCCACAGTGTGCCGCAACGTGGAGAATTGGGAGCGTGAGCCAAAGTGCTTCGAGTTGGGGAACCACGATGGCGCCACTTTGCAGATGGGAAGCTCGCCCAGATTTCCGATGTACGACAATGATTTTGGATGGGGGCGGCCCCTCGCTGTGCGGAGCGGAGGAGCCAACAAGTTCGATGGCAAAATGTCGGCGTTTCCAGGTAGGAATGGCGGTGGTAGCGTTGATTTGGAGGTGGTTTTGGCGCCTCACACCATGGACAAACTTCTCTCGGATCCCGAGTTCATGTCATATGTCTCCGGTTAG
- the LOC106757798 gene encoding uncharacterized acetyltransferase At3g50280, whose protein sequence is MCSPCDSLSVISKCKVVPQKNSTMGDLKLSISDLNMLLCHYIQKGCLFTTPSLPSQALIPHLTKALSHTLSLFPPFAGRLKTDVDGYVYITCNDAGVDFIHATANNISLADLLSPSDVHPAFKHLFPFHQKISYTAHSSPIMAFQVTELADGVFIGCAVCHAVTDGASFWNFFNTFAAISRGETACLSRLPDFRRDSILTSKVVLQLPKEIKATFNVEAPFRERIFSFSHESIQKLKALVNKRPIMFTPENIDVADETMAKLNTDTQLKTATEGVRGETTEISSFQSLCALMWKCVTRARNMEKTKVTTFRTAANIRQRMKPKLGDCYFGNALQSITTCATVGDVVFKDLQWCAEQLSRSVKAFDSATVQRNVDNWEREPKCYELGNHDGATVQMGSSPRFPMYDNDFGWGRPITVRSGGANKFDGKMSAFPGRNGDGSVDVEVVLAPETMAQLESDPEFMLYVSAQCVETRV, encoded by the exons ATGTGTTCTCCTTGTGATTCACTGAGTGTGATCTCAAAATGCAAAGTTGTTCCTCAGAAAAACTCTACTATGGGAGATCTTAAACTCTCAATCTCAGACCTTAACATGCTCTTATGTCACTACATCCAAAAGGGGTGTCTCTTCACCACCCCATCTCTACCGTCACAAGCTCTCATTCCTCATCTCACCAAAGCACTATCTCACACCCTCTCCCTTTTTCCTCCCTTTGCAGGTCGCCTCAAAACTGATGTTGACGGCTATGTTTACATCACATGCAACGACGCTGGCGTCGATTTCATCCACGCTACCGCCAATAATATCTCCCTCGCCGACCTCCTGTCACCCTCCGATGTTCATCCAGCTTTTAAGCACCTCTTTCCTTTCCACCAAAAAATTAGTTACACAGCTCATTCCTCCCCTATCATGGCCTTTCAGGTCACCGAGCTCGCCGACGGTGTTTTCATAGGTTGTGCTGTCTGTCACGCCGTCACCGACGGTGCCTCCTTTTGGAACTTCTTTAACACTTTTGCAGCAATTTCTCGAGGAGAAACCGCTTGTCTCTCCAGGCTACCGGATTTTCGTCGGGATTCCATCCTCACCTCCAAGGTCGTGCTTCAACTTCCGAAAG AAATAAAGGCCACCTTCAACGTTGAAGCGCCATTTCGCGAGAGAATCTTCAGTTTCAGCCATGAATCAATCCAGAAGCTGAAAGCCTTAGTGAACAAACGTCCGATCATGTTCACGCCAGAGAACATTGATGTCGCGGATGAGACAATGGCGAAGCTGAACACTGACACACAACTGAAAACAGCTACAGAAGGCGTAAGGGGTGAAACAACAGAGATTTCTTCATTCCAATCGTTGTGCGCACTGATGTGGAAGTGCGTGACTAGGGCGAGGAATATGGAGAAGACTAAAGTGACGACGTTTCGAACTGCCGCTAATATTCGGCAACGCATGAAGCCCAAGTTGGGGGATTGTTACTTCGGGAATGCGCTTCAGAGCATTACCACGTGTGCAACAGTGGGTGATGTGGTGTTCAAGGACCTTCAATGGTGCGCAGAGCAACTGAGTCGGAGCGTGAAGGCGTTTGATAGCGCCACGGTGCAGCGTAATGTGGATAACTGGGAGCGTGAGCCAAAGTGCTACGAGTTAGGCAACCATGACGGCGCCACTGTGCAGATGGGAAGCTCGCCAAGATTTCCGATGTATGACAACGATTTTGGATGGGGGAGGCCCATAACGGTGCGGAGCGGCGGAGCAAACAAGTTTGACGGTAAAATGTCGGCGTTTCCTGGAAGAAATGGCGATGGCAGCGTCGATGTGGAGGTGGTTTTGGCGCCTGAAACAATGGCGCAACTCGAGTCCGATCCCGAATTCATGCTTTACGTGTCTGCCCAGTGCGTAGAGACACGTGTTTGA